A region of Necator americanus strain Aroian chromosome I, whole genome shotgun sequence DNA encodes the following proteins:
- a CDS encoding hypothetical protein (NECATOR_CHRI.G3438.T2), producing MLLLYANKEVMRVAAGSFAASSRVGNLFRRNMPKCSDDFSHFTEDDKFYLIDLVQERKVLWLEDHCDYKNSAVRMRKWHEIQQAFSHKGKQIPIIELQKHWRTLRDTYVRKQRYMKEALQQPNGAESRVTRRIMAWPFYERMVFLTLFAGENSNSRRSRSSPKREPECSPKLELPCSSEKEEKQTKDGDHALSVLEAFARDFNSHTVPPPGDEWDILGASLSIRLRELAVSDRVKAQEYRLEVDQLILNIGKSIIECARASQ from the exons ATGCTGTTGCTGTATGCAAATAAGGAAGTCATGAGGGTAGCTGCTGGTTCTTTCGCAGCGTCGTCGCGTGTCG GCAACCTCTTCCGGAGAAAC ATGCCTAAGTGCAGCGAtgatttttcccatttcaCCGAAGACGACAAATTCTACCTGATTGACCTAGTACAAGAGCGTAAAGTATTGTGGCTAGAGGATCACTGCGATTACAAGAACAGTGCTGTAAGGATGCGAAAATGGCATGAAATACAGCAAGCTTTCTCACACAAAGGCAAACAAATTCCAA TTATCGAGCTACAAAAACACTGGAGAACATTGCGTGATACGTATGTCAGGAAACAACGGTATATGAAAGAAGCCCTTCAGCAACCAAATGGTGCAGAATCAAGGGTTACTAGAAGGATAATGGCTTGGCCATTTTATGAACGAATGGTGTTTCTGACGTTATTTGCAGGAGAAAACAG CAATTCCCGCCGTTCACGTTCATCACCGAAAAGGGAGCCTGAATGTTCTCCGAAGCTTGAGCTGCCTTGTAGTTCTGAGAAAGaggagaaacaaacaaaagatgGTGATCATG CTTTGTCAGTCCTTGAAGCCTTTGCCAGAGATTTTAACAGCCATACTGTTCCTCCTCCAGGCGACGAATGGGACATTTTAG GAGCATCTCTGAGTATTCGTCTGAGGGAACTAGCCGTTAGTGATCGGGTTAAGGCCCAAGAGTATCGTTTGGAGGTAGACCAGCTCATCCTGAATATTGGAAAAAGCATCATTGAATGTGCCCGAGCATCACAATGA
- a CDS encoding hypothetical protein (NECATOR_CHRI.G3438.T1): MPKCSDDFSHFTEDDKFYLIDLVQERKVLWLEDHCDYKNSAVRMRKWHEIQQAFSHKGKQIPIIELQKHWRTLRDTYVRKQRYMKEALQQPNGAESRVTRRIMAWPFYERMVFLTLFAGENSNSRRSRSSPKREPECSPKLELPCSSEKEEKQTKDGDHALSVLEAFARDFNSHTVPPPGDEWDILGASLSIRLRELAVSDRVKAQEYRLEVDQLILNIGKSIIECARASQ, translated from the exons ATGCCTAAGTGCAGCGAtgatttttcccatttcaCCGAAGACGACAAATTCTACCTGATTGACCTAGTACAAGAGCGTAAAGTATTGTGGCTAGAGGATCACTGCGATTACAAGAACAGTGCTGTAAGGATGCGAAAATGGCATGAAATACAGCAAGCTTTCTCACACAAAGGCAAACAAATTCCAA TTATCGAGCTACAAAAACACTGGAGAACATTGCGTGATACGTATGTCAGGAAACAACGGTATATGAAAGAAGCCCTTCAGCAACCAAATGGTGCAGAATCAAGGGTTACTAGAAGGATAATGGCTTGGCCATTTTATGAACGAATGGTGTTTCTGACGTTATTTGCAGGAGAAAACAG CAATTCCCGCCGTTCACGTTCATCACCGAAAAGGGAGCCTGAATGTTCTCCGAAGCTTGAGCTGCCTTGTAGTTCTGAGAAAGaggagaaacaaacaaaagatgGTGATCATG CTTTGTCAGTCCTTGAAGCCTTTGCCAGAGATTTTAACAGCCATACTGTTCCTCCTCCAGGCGACGAATGGGACATTTTAG GAGCATCTCTGAGTATTCGTCTGAGGGAACTAGCCGTTAGTGATCGGGTTAAGGCCCAAGAGTATCGTTTGGAGGTAGACCAGCTCATCCTGAATATTGGAAAAAGCATCATTGAATGTGCCCGAGCATCACAATGA